The Geminocystis sp. NIES-3708 genomic sequence TACACAAAAATAGAAGTCATTATCGTCATTGTCTTATTATTAGCGATAGTGTGTTTAGTATGGATGGTGATTTATGCCCTTTACCCGAACTGGTGGCGATCGCAAAAAAATATGATTGTTGGTTATTATTAGACGAAGCCCACGCCACAGGAGTTATAGGAAAAACAGGAGCAGGATGTTTAGAGCATTTTGATGTTAAAGGAGAAAATATCATTCAAATTGGCACATTAAGTAAAGCTATGGGCAGTTTAGGGGGTTATGTCACAGGAAGTGAGGTTTTAATTGATTTTTTGCGGAATCGTTGCCCTACATGGATTTATACCACAGCGTTATCTCCTGCGGATACGGCAGCCGCCTTAAAAGCAGTGGAAATAATTCAAAGGGAATCTGAAAAACGACAACAATTATGGCAAAATATAACATTACTTAAACAAAATCTTACTTCTTTGAATTTGAGCTTTTTTCCTTCAGAATCAGCGATTTTATGTTTAAAGTCAAAAACTGCTGAACAAGCCCTCATTTTAAGCCTAAAACTACAAGAAAATGGATTTTTTGCTCCTGCTATCAGACCGCCCACCGTACCGACTAGCCGTATTCGTTTTTCTGTGATGGCAACCCATAAACTAGAGCATTTCACACAATTAAATAAAGCGATCGCACGAATAGATAATACTTGAGTTCACTTCAGTTCGATAGAAGAAAAATGGTGAAGACAAAACAGGTGGACAAGTGGACAAGGAGAAAAATTCTCAATATTTGCACATTTTTGCGATAATTTTATTCATTCACAAGAAATATCATCCACCTGTCGCTCCTTCAACAACGAGAGTCAGTCATCACCGATAGTTTTATATCGAACTCAGGTAGATAATTAGGGAAAATTATTAGCAGAAGTTGGACAGGAAGATAATTGCTTAGATTGATTTACAAAACTTAAATCAAAATAAACTTATTACTTATTACTTGGCTAACTTAGCCTTTTATTGATCGAAACTACGAATGAAAGACTCTTGTTTAAGAACAACGAATTGGGGAGTTAAAGGAGGTAAATTTTCAATGTCGTTAAAAGCGATATCATAATCCCAAGGACGTAAAGGAGGACTATAAACATTACCACCTCCCCATGCACCTTGGGCATAAAGAGGAATTGAAATACTCACGAAAGAACCCCTGTAACGCCATTCTTTATTGCTCCAATTTTCCAAAAAGCGAGGATAATTTTCTAAACCACCATTATATGCGCCTGGTTTTCCACTAATATCCGTTCCAGAAAGAATAGCGGCATTTTGTTCCGTATGGGAAGAAGTAATTTTACTAGCCGCATCCCCAATACCATTATCACAATTAACATTCGTAAAGTGATTAATAGAACGATCTTGATTAAGACAAGCATTCGTAAGAGGGTAAAAAGTATCTGCTAGAAATGCCGCTGGTTGTTTATTATGAACTCGAACTTTAGCATTAGCTTCTGTTGTTGGATTAGTCAAATCAGCACTTTGACCTGTATGATAATCTTTTTCCCCTACATTGTAATCCCCTTGAACATAAAGACCTTGATCAGTTGCTATAGTCATCCCCGTAGGATCTTTATAGGTTGTAGTTTTACCTAAACCTAGTAATTGTCTCCCCCCAGTAAGAGCAAAACCATAAGGACTTTGTTTTGTTTTTGCAGTAGAGTAAGTAGTATTATCGATAGTAGCGTGAATAACTAATCCTCCGTCGGAAGTATCTTGAGCCGCTAAACCAAGACGCTGAAAAGAATTTACTGGTGCAGAAGTATCAGCATTGGCTTTTTTGTACAATAATTCGTTGGCGGAAACAAGATTAGTACCATTCAAATAAACCCCTTGGTGATTCCAAATTGCCAAACTTTGGATATTTAACTGTAAGATTCGCATATCTCGTCCTTCTCTTTCATTATAGAAACGAGTCAAAGCTTTATGAGTAGCCGCATTTCTTCCTATATCGGTAACAGGCGCACTTATATAACAACGAGAAGTATCTGCTACAGCAGTTCCTGTAAGTAAACCTGTGTACTCTCTTAAACCAGCTATTTGTTGGGGATTCATTTCCCTGAGATTATTCCAAGCGATAGTTCTTGAGGCTGTCGTGGTGAATTGTGCCGTCAAGCGAGAGTCATTGGAAAAAGAAGTGGGAGCAGTTGTTGGACCAAAATTAGTGAGGAAAGTATCTGTGGTGTTTATAGATTTTAGAGCTGTACCCATTAAAGAAAAACGCACAGGAGCATTTTGAGATTGTATTTGTGTTTGAAGATAGTCTTGGGCTACCAATCTAAAAGCATTTTTTTGAGCTGTAGTTAGAGTATTCCACCAAACTTGTACAGTAATACCTGAAAGGCTTATGGTAGGTAGAGCATTATCAAGAATAGGGGTACAAATATTAAAAGTACCATAAGTGCTAGTAATAGGTGAAACAAGAGGGGTGGATGCTGGAATTTTTGCTAAATCTGCACTCACCAGAACTGGCTTTCTTAAACTGTTTAGTTGAGCTTGTGAAAGATTTATTTCTACAGGACTTGTACCACTACGATCAATGGCTGTAATAGCAAAGGGGATAGTTGTTAATAATGTACTTGATGAACTGAGATTTGTCGTAGAAGTTGCTACAGGTTTATATTCAATGCGAATATCAGCTTTTTTGTAATAATCTCCTTCATTATTTAAAATACTAGGCTTAGGAATAGATACAGGGGCATCGGTTCTTACTTTTATTTGACTACCCCATATGTTATTAAGGCGTACAGGATCCATAAAGTTTGTTGTTTGAGTAGTACTACCAGTACCATTGAAAAGTAAGTTTAATAAACTTCCTCCTGCATTAGCGACTCTGACTCTTCCATCAGGAAAGGTTTCAGTAGTATTTTTTCTGCTATGAAAAATATCCTTAACAGTTGTCACTTGAGCTTTAAGATCAAGCCCGTTACTACTACCCATATATAAATTACCATTAGTGTGAACCGGACCGCTTAAAGTCATGGGAGGAGAAGGAAAAATTTCTAAATCTTCCGTATAAAAAGCAGCGAATTGAAACATGGGGATTAAGCGACTTTTCACATCCATTTGTAAGATAGCCGTTGCCTGTTTACCATCTTTTTGATTATTAATATCAGTCTCTTTAAAACTAAGGGCATAAATAGAATGACCAACTTCTAGCATGGATAAACCTTGATAAGCATCTCCTTGAGGTACTTTTCCTTTAACTCCTACTCCTCCATTTTTTTCTGTTACATAAGTAGTAACTAGAGTATCACTCATCTTTTGATCTGGAGATTCTATGGTTTTATCCTCACAAGCAAAGTCTCCTGAACCTTGATTAGCATTATTATCAAAACAGGCATCAGCTTTACTGGGAGAAGTACCTTGAGGTGTTCCATAATCTAAAAACTTTTCTCTGAGTCTATTTGCCCGAATATTTAATTGTGCCTCTGCACCATAAAATCCACTATTGCTACTGACGGCTGCGGTGCTGGTTTCTTTTTCCGATTGATTATTAGTTTTAGCATATAATGCCATAAGTCCACTTAAGGCTAAAACAACACCTAAAGCAATAACTAAAATGTAACCTTGTTCTTGATTAGATTTATGACTACCTTGAGTTTTTAGAAGGTGCAAAAGGAAGAAATTTTTGGGAGAAGAATTACGATTAATTTTCATAATATTTTTTTGTGATTTTTTTTTGTGATTTAGTAATAAAAAATAAAAATTTTAAAAGTATATAATTTTGAAACAACATTTCCATTTTCTGGAATATTTATCCGAAACTTTCCTTTAAAGCTCTGGGAATAAAAAGCCTTGTTAATCCTTCGGGGAGCAAATAGTATTTTTTCATGGCATTGTTAATTAAGAGTGTTACGGATAAAGAATTTTTGAGACATTGTTAAATCTTCTGATCTTAATTTTTTTGCAGAAGGATTATCCTTATTTTTTTGTTTAACTGTTGCCTTTATATCTAAATATTTTATATTCTCAAATTTGTAATTATTGGGAGTAGTGTCACAATTTGTTGGTGTACCACTTTCGGGGATTCCTTTACATTTAGAGTCGGAAATCGTACCATTATTAGCTATACTTTTAATGGTGGCTTCGATATTTAGCTTTTCTACATATTCAACTAACTTAAAGGTATCTTTATCATTGACAGTTAAGGTTAATATATTATCTTTCACCTCATACTTTCTCTTATCCATCAAATAAATTGAACTACCGCTCGGATAATTTTCTGTCCAAGTGGTACTAGAGATAGTAATAGTACGAGGATCAGCAGTAAGATTTTCTCCTTTATAGTCAAAAAATTGTCCTGTATTTGTTGCTGAGTTATGGATATAGCCTTGAACAGTACCGCCATCAGCAATTCTTTTATTTTTCCATTGTTCAAGAATACTGGTATCGGTACTAATTTTTAAAGTAGTATTAGATTGATTTTTTATTAATGCCTCACTAAGATTTAAGGGTGTGGGGATACTTACTTTGCGAGTAGTAATTATCGAAGTCTCATTGGCGGTGCCAACATTAAAGACTTCTAATTTAACCAAAGGAATAGAAGTATCAGTTAATCCTTGTCCTATCTGTTGCATATCAGGACCAATAGTAGCCAAAACGGTTTTTAATCTTTGGTTAACATCGGCGACTCCTTCATCTTGGACAAAACTTTGTCTCATACTATTAAAGCCACCTAAAGCAAAGCCTAAAAGAATCATCCCCATCACCGTACTGGCGATAACTTCAATGAGGCTAAACCCACTAAAACTGTTATTATCATCTTTTTTATTACTTAAGCCTAGTAAAAGCAGCTTGGGCAGTATAGTAAACTTGTTCGCTTGTGGTACTTGTGGATTGTCCTGTATTTTTATCATAGGTATATTTTATAATTTTTGGATGTGTAACTTGAATAATAATAGATCTGATATTAGATGCAGCATTAGAGCCACAGTTACTAATTACATTGTTATTGTTGATGGCAGGGTATTCATTGGAACAAATAGTGACTACTACCTTATATTTGTATCCTCCAAAATCTTTTTTTTCATTATCAGTTAGTTGAAATATTGTTGATCCTAGTTTGTTAATGGTTTTAGTCCTGAATTTAGGAATGGTGTCGAAGGTTTCTCGGAAATCATATCGAATACCTTCTAAAATTTC encodes the following:
- the bioF gene encoding 8-amino-7-oxononanoate synthase — protein: MSLTEYLSKSLNTIKRANWYRQEKTITGLSGAVIELDGKKLVNFASNDYLGLASDERLINAAIEALQKYGTGSTGSRLLSGHRKLHEDLETAIASWKGTEKALIFSSGYSANMGTIAALMNQKDLILGDEYNHSSLKNGAKLSQSQVIEYSHNNCQDLEAKLHKNRSHYRHCLIISDSVFSMDGDLCPLPELVAIAKKYDCWLLLDEAHATGVIGKTGAGCLEHFDVKGENIIQIGTLSKAMGSLGGYVTGSEVLIDFLRNRCPTWIYTTALSPADTAAALKAVEIIQRESEKRQQLWQNITLLKQNLTSLNLSFFPSESAILCLKSKTAEQALILSLKLQENGFFAPAIRPPTVPTSRIRFSVMATHKLEHFTQLNKAIARIDNT
- a CDS encoding PilW family protein is translated as MIKIQDNPQVPQANKFTILPKLLLLGLSNKKDDNNSFSGFSLIEVIASTVMGMILLGFALGGFNSMRQSFVQDEGVADVNQRLKTVLATIGPDMQQIGQGLTDTSIPLVKLEVFNVGTANETSIITTRKVSIPTPLNLSEALIKNQSNTTLKISTDTSILEQWKNKRIADGGTVQGYIHNSATNTGQFFDYKGENLTADPRTITISSTTWTENYPSGSSIYLMDKRKYEVKDNILTLTVNDKDTFKLVEYVEKLNIEATIKSIANNGTISDSKCKGIPESGTPTNCDTTPNNYKFENIKYLDIKATVKQKNKDNPSAKKLRSEDLTMSQKFFIRNTLN
- a CDS encoding prepilin-type N-terminal cleavage/methylation domain-containing protein, coding for MTKHNFFSQLKYYFFTHKKKSPEGFSFIETIVAMTILSIAFAINLQFLLMLKVQNLEQKITTGAVSLSKEILEGIRYDFRETFDTIPKFRTKTINKLGSTIFQLTDNEKKDFGGYKYKVVVTICSNEYPAINNNNVISNCGSNAASNIRSIIIQVTHPKIIKYTYDKNTGQSTSTTSEQVYYTAQAAFTRLK